In one Trichosurus vulpecula isolate mTriVul1 chromosome 8, mTriVul1.pri, whole genome shotgun sequence genomic region, the following are encoded:
- the KNSTRN gene encoding small kinetochore-associated protein, with translation MEIGSRLGTGDPASAVERPGAQLGRTSRASTARSAFAGSAPSAALGGGQPAETHSRAASKSQIPQRCKEAELYKALSSTGLENELYKTTKQRQMRTVDPAVKKNIKKSYKPLDRQKAEEELKEKNQLLEAVNKQLYLKLNESQGELKVLTQKVELLEKSQDSYLAILERGNINPVTGRQILENRQETMKCQMESMLLVESLKDELKLFNQTATKQMEELQALKVKLKMEEEERAGFLEKRAAFDNKRDDFTATLEQMEQLLSL, from the exons ATGGAGATCGGGTCCAGACTGGGGACGGGGGACCCGGCCTCGGCAGTTGAGCGTCCGGG GGCCCAGCTCGGCCGCACTTCGAGAGCCAGCACTGCCCGGTCTGCGTTCGCCGGCTCGGCCCCGTCGGCGGCGTTGGGCGGAGGTCAGCCTGCAG aGACACATTCTCGGGCTGCTTCTAAGAGTCAGATACCCCAGAGGTGCAAAGAAGCAGAACTCTACAAGGCTCTCAGCTCAACAGGTCTAGAGAACGAATTGTACAAAACCACCAAGCAGAG GCAGATGAGAACTGTGGATCCTGCTGTGAAGAAGAACATTAAAAAGAG CTACAAACCATTAGATCGACAGAAAGCTGaggaagagctcaaagagaagAACCAGCTGTTAGAGGCAGTTAACAAGCAGTTGTACCTGAAGCTGAATGAAAGCCAG GGAGAGTTGAAGGTGCTGACTCAAAAGGTGGAGTTGCTGGAGAAATCTCAGGATAGCTACTTGGCAATTTTGGAGCGTGGCAATATCAACCCAG TTACAGGCAGACAGATCCTGGAAAACCGGCAAGAAACAATGAAATGTCAAATGGAGTCCATG ttgctCGTGGAGAGTCTGAAAGATGAACTGAAGCTCTTTAACCAGACTGCTACAAAGCAGATGGAGGAGTTACAG GCATTGAAAGTTAAGTTgaagatggaagaagaggaaagagctgGTTTCCTAGAAAAACGGGCAGCATTTGACaacaaaagagatgatttcaCAGCCACCCTTGAGCAAATGGAACAATTACTATCACTTTGA